The Maniola hyperantus chromosome 9, iAphHyp1.2, whole genome shotgun sequence genome includes a region encoding these proteins:
- the LOC117985521 gene encoding luciferin 4-monooxygenase-like isoform X1, with translation MTHWHHRSDAVHWYMSEISSRVVAESGIPGDRYHLGKLILRGFKDAPDFILQIDGATGETENFASALKRSVQCANAFRKLGFRQDDVVLLMAPNHIHLTIPMYAAFYLGMSVAGIDMTLGVNELRDTFKFNIPKVIFCQNDKVKDVVGALQGLDFKPQIVTFDKSNEFISFPELLQKYGSETSVENFKAADFDSSSTLALLIATSGSTGLPKSAAVTHKNLVVSIPYMWHSYEKFPMPTRLPVVLSPIQWYSALFKFVFSPILRHTRLQSSQPTTQEHAYYLINKYKPTFMMTSPNTLTTLFKVGDRDKCDLTSFEQILVGGSAVHPNLLKEVKKVSPNTEVLVIYGMSEICGIAMVFDGCLPDSLGRPISSVNVKLVNPKTLEDVTELNVNGELWIKGPGVFKGYYNNPEITAQVLVEDGWFRTGDIMYRDKADNYYFVDRLKLLLKYRNHQISPLEIESVIMKHPGVYEVAVTGIPHEEHGDLPVACIIPHEGSKITALEIKDLVKESLTDSKQLRGGVVFVKELPMTSTSKIDRSKLAKLALSLNRE, from the exons ATGACACACTGGCACCACAGATCGGATGCTGTACACTGGTACATGAGCGAGATATCTTCGAGAGTGGTCGCCGAGTCAGGGATACCAGGCGATAGGTATCACCTTGGCAAGTTGATTTTACGAGGCTTCAAAGACGCACCAGACTTCATTCTACAG ATTGATGGAGCAACGGGCGAAACAGAAAACTTTGCATCGGCGTTAAAAAGATCCGTACAATGTGCCAATGCATTCAGAAAACTTGGATTTCGACAAGACGACGTGGTACTCTTAATGGCACCGAACCATATCCATCTTACTATACCAATGTACGCGGCTTTTTATCTGGGAATGAGTGTCGCGGGTATTGATATGACTTTGGGAGTGA atgAGCTCCGAGACACTTTTAAATTCAACATACCAAAAGTGATATTTTGTCAAAACGATAAAGTAAAGGATGTCGTAGGAGCATTACAAGGACTGGACTTTAAGCCTCAAATAGTAACGTTTGATAAGTCAAATGAGTTTATCAGTTTTCCGGAACTGTTACAAAAATATGGTAGCGAAACGTCTGTTGAGAATTTCAA AGCTGCAGACTTTGACAGCAGTAGCACATTAGCGTTATTGATAGCAACCAGTGGTTCAACCGGATTACCGAAATCAGCTGCTGTCACTCACAAGAATCTCGTGGTCTCTATTCCTTACATGTG GCATAGCTATGAAAAGTTTCCGATGCCAACACGCTTGCCAGTCGTCCTCTCACCGATCCAGTGGTACTCAGCGTTGTTCAAGTTTGTGTTTTCGCCCATACTAAGACATACAAGACTCCAATCATCACAGCCAACGACGCAAGAGCACGCttactatttaattaataaatataaa cCAACATTCATGATGACGAGTCCTAACACGTTGACAACCCTTTTTAAAGTCGGCGATCGGGACAAATGTGACTTGACTAGTTTTGAGCAAATCCTTGTAGGCGGAAGTGCTGTCCACCCTAATCTTCTCAAGGAAGTGAAG AAAGTTAGTCCGAACACAGAAGTATTGGTGATATATGGCATGAGTGAGATCTGTGGAATAGCCATGGTCTTTGACGGATGTCTGCCTGATTCACTCGGCAGGCCCATTTCAAGCGTCAACGTTAAA CTGGTCAACCCCAAAACACTTGAAGATGTGACAGAGCTAAATGTAAATGGGGAATTATGGATCAAGGGACCTGGAGTGTTCAAG GGATACTACAACAATCCAGAAATAACAGCACAAGTTCTCGTGGAAGACGGTTGGTTTAGAACAGGAGACATTATGTACAGAGACAAAGCTGACAACTACTATTTCGTTGACCGCCTGAAGTTATTGCTTAAATATAGAAATCATCAG ATATCACCATTAGAAATTGAGAGTGTGATAATGAAGCATCCTGGAGTGTACGAAGTGGCAGTCACGGGGATCCCCCACGAGGAGCATGGAGATTTACCCGTTGCCTGCATCATCCCTCATGAGGGCTCCAAAATCACTGCACTAGAGATCAAGGATTTGGTCAAAG AATCTTTGACTGACTCGAAGCAACTCAGAGGTGGTGTGGTATTTGTTAAGGAGTTACCGATGACATCCACGTCCAAGATTGATCGATCGAAACTAGCAAAGCTGGCCCTGTCTTTGAACCGagaataa
- the LOC117985521 gene encoding luciferin 4-monooxygenase-like isoform X2, whose translation MSEISSRVVAESGIPGDRYHLGKLILRGFKDAPDFILQIDGATGETENFASALKRSVQCANAFRKLGFRQDDVVLLMAPNHIHLTIPMYAAFYLGMSVAGIDMTLGVNELRDTFKFNIPKVIFCQNDKVKDVVGALQGLDFKPQIVTFDKSNEFISFPELLQKYGSETSVENFKAADFDSSSTLALLIATSGSTGLPKSAAVTHKNLVVSIPYMWHSYEKFPMPTRLPVVLSPIQWYSALFKFVFSPILRHTRLQSSQPTTQEHAYYLINKYKPTFMMTSPNTLTTLFKVGDRDKCDLTSFEQILVGGSAVHPNLLKEVKKVSPNTEVLVIYGMSEICGIAMVFDGCLPDSLGRPISSVNVKLVNPKTLEDVTELNVNGELWIKGPGVFKGYYNNPEITAQVLVEDGWFRTGDIMYRDKADNYYFVDRLKLLLKYRNHQISPLEIESVIMKHPGVYEVAVTGIPHEEHGDLPVACIIPHEGSKITALEIKDLVKESLTDSKQLRGGVVFVKELPMTSTSKIDRSKLAKLALSLNRE comes from the exons ATGAGCGAGATATCTTCGAGAGTGGTCGCCGAGTCAGGGATACCAGGCGATAGGTATCACCTTGGCAAGTTGATTTTACGAGGCTTCAAAGACGCACCAGACTTCATTCTACAG ATTGATGGAGCAACGGGCGAAACAGAAAACTTTGCATCGGCGTTAAAAAGATCCGTACAATGTGCCAATGCATTCAGAAAACTTGGATTTCGACAAGACGACGTGGTACTCTTAATGGCACCGAACCATATCCATCTTACTATACCAATGTACGCGGCTTTTTATCTGGGAATGAGTGTCGCGGGTATTGATATGACTTTGGGAGTGA atgAGCTCCGAGACACTTTTAAATTCAACATACCAAAAGTGATATTTTGTCAAAACGATAAAGTAAAGGATGTCGTAGGAGCATTACAAGGACTGGACTTTAAGCCTCAAATAGTAACGTTTGATAAGTCAAATGAGTTTATCAGTTTTCCGGAACTGTTACAAAAATATGGTAGCGAAACGTCTGTTGAGAATTTCAA AGCTGCAGACTTTGACAGCAGTAGCACATTAGCGTTATTGATAGCAACCAGTGGTTCAACCGGATTACCGAAATCAGCTGCTGTCACTCACAAGAATCTCGTGGTCTCTATTCCTTACATGTG GCATAGCTATGAAAAGTTTCCGATGCCAACACGCTTGCCAGTCGTCCTCTCACCGATCCAGTGGTACTCAGCGTTGTTCAAGTTTGTGTTTTCGCCCATACTAAGACATACAAGACTCCAATCATCACAGCCAACGACGCAAGAGCACGCttactatttaattaataaatataaa cCAACATTCATGATGACGAGTCCTAACACGTTGACAACCCTTTTTAAAGTCGGCGATCGGGACAAATGTGACTTGACTAGTTTTGAGCAAATCCTTGTAGGCGGAAGTGCTGTCCACCCTAATCTTCTCAAGGAAGTGAAG AAAGTTAGTCCGAACACAGAAGTATTGGTGATATATGGCATGAGTGAGATCTGTGGAATAGCCATGGTCTTTGACGGATGTCTGCCTGATTCACTCGGCAGGCCCATTTCAAGCGTCAACGTTAAA CTGGTCAACCCCAAAACACTTGAAGATGTGACAGAGCTAAATGTAAATGGGGAATTATGGATCAAGGGACCTGGAGTGTTCAAG GGATACTACAACAATCCAGAAATAACAGCACAAGTTCTCGTGGAAGACGGTTGGTTTAGAACAGGAGACATTATGTACAGAGACAAAGCTGACAACTACTATTTCGTTGACCGCCTGAAGTTATTGCTTAAATATAGAAATCATCAG ATATCACCATTAGAAATTGAGAGTGTGATAATGAAGCATCCTGGAGTGTACGAAGTGGCAGTCACGGGGATCCCCCACGAGGAGCATGGAGATTTACCCGTTGCCTGCATCATCCCTCATGAGGGCTCCAAAATCACTGCACTAGAGATCAAGGATTTGGTCAAAG AATCTTTGACTGACTCGAAGCAACTCAGAGGTGGTGTGGTATTTGTTAAGGAGTTACCGATGACATCCACGTCCAAGATTGATCGATCGAAACTAGCAAAGCTGGCCCTGTCTTTGAACCGagaataa